A single genomic interval of uncultured Desulfobulbus sp. harbors:
- a CDS encoding TIGR04283 family arsenosugar biosynthesis glycosyltransferase: protein MSSLTHPLVSIIIPTLNEETALPLLLADLALQQGGRLEVLIGDGGSTDGTEAAARAGGARFVAAARGRGAQMNAAARHARGMYLLFLHADSRIADPRLIIDSVQALREASWSGQKVAGHFRLRFQRSTLGNELAYRYMEAKTRLNRSNTTNGDQGFLLSRQWFGELGGFDERMPFLEDQRLAERIRAEGHWITLPGMLTTSARRFEVEGFCQRYLSMGLIMVAYSTQLDGFFSRLPGLYRVHRQCGRLLLFPILHGFFTALFAGLRFGQIAQRVEKIGRYLAENCWQPVFLLEVCWQSGAERHGPNLLRLYDRFLGPVLRSRLFAHLIGWAAVMFFGGLVTPLIGFAEWLQRLKTLEQ from the coding sequence ATGTCCTCCTTGACTCACCCACTGGTCAGCATCATTATCCCCACCCTCAATGAAGAAACGGCACTGCCGCTCTTGCTCGCTGATCTCGCCTTGCAACAGGGGGGGCGCCTTGAAGTCCTTATCGGCGACGGCGGCTCAACCGATGGTACCGAGGCGGCGGCTCGCGCCGGGGGAGCGCGCTTTGTTGCCGCCGCTCGGGGCAGGGGGGCGCAGATGAATGCGGCGGCCCGCCATGCGCGCGGGATGTACTTGCTCTTCCTTCACGCCGATTCCCGGATTGCGGATCCCCGGCTGATTATTGATTCGGTTCAGGCGCTGCGCGAGGCGAGTTGGTCCGGACAGAAAGTGGCCGGCCATTTCCGGCTTCGTTTCCAGCGTTCCACCCTGGGCAACGAACTGGCCTACCGCTATATGGAGGCCAAGACCCGGCTCAATCGGAGTAACACCACCAACGGCGATCAGGGGTTTTTGCTCTCCCGGCAATGGTTTGGCGAACTGGGCGGTTTTGACGAGCGCATGCCCTTTCTCGAGGATCAGCGGCTGGCCGAGCGTATCCGCGCTGAAGGGCACTGGATTACCCTGCCCGGGATGCTCACCACCTCGGCCCGGCGTTTCGAGGTCGAGGGCTTTTGCCAGCGCTATCTGAGCATGGGCTTGATCATGGTGGCCTACAGCACTCAATTGGACGGTTTTTTTTCCCGTCTGCCCGGGCTGTACCGTGTGCATCGGCAATGCGGCCGCCTGTTGCTCTTCCCGATTCTTCATGGCTTTTTCACCGCACTCTTTGCCGGACTCCGTTTTGGCCAGATCGCACAGCGGGTGGAGAAGATCGGCCGCTATCTGGCGGAAAACTGCTGGCAGCCGGTGTTCTTGCTCGAGGTCTGCTGGCAAAGCGGAGCGGAGAGACACGGCCCGAACCTGCTGCGCCTCTACGATCGCTTTCTTGGACCGGTATTGCGCTCCCGGCTCTTTGCCCATCTGATCGGATGGGCGGCGGTCATGTTTTTCGGTGGCCTGGTGACGCCGCTTATCGGCTTTGCCGAATGGCTGCAGCGGTTGAAGACCCTGGAGCAATAG
- a CDS encoding TIGR04282 family arsenosugar biosynthesis glycosyltransferase: MGPTAEIAIMVRVPLAGQVKTRLIPALGAEGACRLYRAMVVDILAQARATGLPLHLFYTGGEEAELPPSWRRMASRLSVQQGADLGARMAHVVACCLQRSPQVVLIGSDIPAMRTETLLQAVALLKASDVALNPAADGGYCLLALNRGVEVESIFQDMPWSTDKVLALTRARLEEGGHRVGLLPPLADIDTPEDLRTYLQTPNPLARQTNLVVQALNLYP, encoded by the coding sequence ATGGGGCCAACCGCGGAAATCGCCATCATGGTGCGGGTGCCGCTGGCCGGCCAGGTCAAGACCCGGCTCATCCCGGCCCTGGGGGCGGAAGGCGCCTGCCGCCTGTATCGGGCCATGGTGGTCGATATCCTGGCGCAGGCCAGGGCAACCGGACTGCCGCTGCATCTCTTTTACACCGGCGGCGAAGAGGCAGAGTTGCCCCCGAGTTGGCGGAGGATGGCCAGCCGCCTTTCGGTACAGCAGGGGGCCGATCTGGGGGCACGCATGGCCCATGTCGTTGCCTGTTGCCTACAGCGATCGCCGCAGGTGGTGTTGATCGGCAGCGATATCCCCGCCATGCGAACGGAGACTCTCCTCCAGGCCGTTGCCCTTCTGAAAGCATCTGATGTGGCGCTCAACCCGGCTGCGGATGGGGGCTACTGCCTGCTTGCCTTGAACAGGGGCGTCGAGGTGGAAAGTATCTTTCAGGATATGCCCTGGAGCACGGATAAGGTGCTGGCCCTTACCAGGGCTCGGCTGGAGGAGGGGGGGCACCGGGTCGGGCTGCTGCCGCCGCTTGCCGATATCGATACCCCCGAGGACCTGCGCACCTATCTGCAGACACCCAATCCACTGGCCCGGCAGACCAACCTGGTTGTGCAGGCACTCAATCTCTATCCTTGA
- a CDS encoding DUF2145 domain-containing protein, which yields MRRLLYCCLACVLLLTTVLPLEAAGLSSPGTAAQPSSRYSVEQILKFSKKVEKILAGKGCYVALVARKGRPKEEMPEGMAFTHVGFAVYSTIATKDGRMVKGYAMYNAYQMDDKPNSSRLVKDFMADFFADVADMEAGVIIPSPVLQYRLLKTITSPLYNTFHDPRYSAIANPYTLGRQNCTEFVLDIIISSIYQTGDMRKIKAAEKQYYVAQKVNVNPLKLFFGSMFMREITLSDHPGTPVTATFETIADFLRRYDEGSEEFTVSLDQ from the coding sequence ATGAGACGACTATTGTATTGTTGCCTTGCCTGCGTTCTCCTGTTGACAACGGTTCTGCCCCTTGAGGCAGCCGGATTGAGCTCGCCGGGGACTGCCGCGCAACCGTCCTCCAGGTATTCGGTGGAGCAGATCCTCAAATTTTCCAAGAAAGTGGAGAAGATATTGGCTGGAAAAGGGTGTTATGTCGCACTGGTGGCACGAAAGGGACGCCCCAAGGAAGAGATGCCCGAGGGGATGGCCTTTACTCACGTCGGCTTTGCGGTGTATTCCACTATTGCAACCAAGGATGGCCGCATGGTCAAAGGGTATGCGATGTACAATGCCTACCAGATGGATGACAAGCCCAACTCCAGTCGACTGGTCAAAGATTTCATGGCTGATTTTTTTGCCGATGTCGCCGATATGGAAGCCGGGGTCATCATCCCCTCGCCGGTCCTCCAGTACCGGCTCCTGAAGACCATCACCTCGCCGCTCTACAACACCTTTCACGATCCCCGCTACTCGGCCATTGCCAACCCCTATACGCTCGGCCGGCAGAACTGTACCGAGTTTGTGCTCGATATCATTATCTCCTCCATCTACCAGACAGGGGACATGCGCAAAATCAAGGCGGCGGAAAAGCAGTACTACGTTGCCCAAAAGGTGAACGTCAATCCGCTCAAACTGTTCTTCGGCTCGATGTTCATGCGGGAAATCACCCTCTCCGACCATCCCGGCACTCCGGTCACGGCCACCTTTGAAACCATTGCCGACTTTCTCCGCCGATACGACGAAGGCTCCGAGGAGTTCACCGTCTCTCTCGACCAGTAA
- the pstB gene encoding phosphate ABC transporter ATP-binding protein PstB → MAASIDTVLDMRDAIVEKNEEAVATKVRKVDRDQRQTVGVPFVDDPRMTCREVNVYYGEKHAIHDVSIDVGKNEVLAMIGPSGCGKSTFLRCLNRMNDTVAGCRVTGEILLEDLNIYDKNVDVVPLRAQVGMVFQKPNPFPKSIFDNVAYGPKIHGLVSNKSELADIVEDSLIKAGLWNEVSDRMEQPGTGLSGGQQQRLCIARAIAVRPEVILMDEPCSALDPIATATIEDLITELKEQYTIVIVTHNMQQAARVSQRTAYFHLGDLVEVGPTDRIFTNPRHQLTEDYITGRFG, encoded by the coding sequence ATGGCAGCATCCATAGACACGGTTTTAGACATGCGTGATGCAATCGTAGAGAAAAATGAAGAGGCAGTCGCGACCAAGGTGCGCAAGGTCGATCGCGACCAACGTCAGACGGTCGGCGTCCCTTTTGTTGACGACCCACGCATGACCTGCCGTGAGGTCAACGTCTACTACGGAGAAAAGCACGCCATCCACGATGTCAGCATCGATGTCGGCAAAAACGAGGTGCTGGCCATGATCGGTCCTTCCGGTTGTGGTAAGTCCACCTTTCTCCGCTGCCTTAACCGGATGAACGACACGGTTGCCGGATGTCGGGTTACCGGGGAGATCCTGCTTGAGGACCTCAATATCTATGATAAGAATGTCGATGTCGTTCCCCTGCGGGCGCAGGTGGGCATGGTCTTTCAAAAACCCAATCCCTTCCCCAAATCCATTTTCGACAACGTCGCCTACGGCCCCAAAATTCACGGGTTGGTGAGCAATAAATCCGAACTGGCGGATATCGTCGAAGACTCCCTCATCAAGGCAGGCCTGTGGAATGAGGTGAGTGATCGAATGGAGCAACCGGGCACCGGACTCTCCGGCGGTCAGCAGCAGCGTCTCTGTATCGCCAGGGCCATTGCCGTCCGTCCCGAGGTCATCCTCATGGACGAGCCCTGTTCCGCCCTCGATCCCATCGCCACCGCCACGATCGAGGATCTGATCACCGAACTCAAAGAGCAGTACACCATTGTGATCGTCACCCACAACATGCAGCAGGCCGCCCGCGTCTCCCAACGGACCGCCTACTTCCATCTCGGCGACCTGGTCGAGGTCGGCCCCACCGACCGCATCTTCACCAACCCCCGCCACCAGCTCACCGAGGACTACATCACCGGCCGTTTCGGTTGA
- a CDS encoding PstS family phosphate ABC transporter substrate-binding protein: MRKFGLTLAAASLLVAAAASSQAAEGRDYISMVGSSTVYPFSTAVAEQFGKTTKFKTPKIESTGTGGGMKLFCSGAGVDTPDLTNASRRMKKSEMETCEKNGVKAVTEIKVGYDGIVVANSKSAKQFSISRKDLYLALAKDVPSPDGAEKLVANPYKTWKDVNKELPADKIEVLGPPPTSGTRDAFVELVMDEGCEDFGFIKAMKKTDKKAFKAACQTVREDGGYIEAGENDNLIVQKLEANPKSLGIFGFSFLDQNADKIQGSIIDGEEPTFENIASGKYVVSRPLFIYVKNAHVGVIPGIKEYLAEYTSDRAWGEEGYLAEKGLIPSPKEERAKYADFAKKLTPVTLD, encoded by the coding sequence ATGCGTAAATTCGGATTAACCCTGGCCGCCGCATCCCTGCTGGTTGCTGCCGCCGCTTCTTCCCAGGCTGCTGAAGGTCGTGATTACATCTCCATGGTAGGTTCTTCTACCGTGTATCCGTTCTCCACCGCCGTTGCCGAGCAGTTCGGAAAAACCACCAAGTTCAAAACCCCGAAAATCGAGTCCACCGGAACCGGCGGCGGCATGAAGCTGTTCTGCTCCGGTGCCGGCGTCGACACTCCGGATCTGACCAACGCCTCCCGCCGGATGAAAAAATCCGAGATGGAGACCTGCGAGAAGAACGGTGTCAAGGCAGTGACCGAGATCAAGGTCGGCTATGACGGCATCGTCGTTGCCAACAGCAAGAGCGCCAAGCAGTTCAGCATCTCCCGCAAGGACCTCTATCTGGCCCTGGCCAAAGACGTTCCCAGCCCCGACGGCGCGGAGAAGCTGGTCGCCAACCCCTACAAGACCTGGAAAGACGTCAATAAGGAGCTGCCCGCCGACAAGATCGAGGTTCTTGGTCCTCCGCCCACCTCCGGAACCCGTGACGCCTTTGTCGAGTTGGTTATGGACGAGGGTTGCGAAGACTTCGGCTTCATCAAGGCCATGAAGAAAACCGACAAGAAGGCCTTCAAGGCTGCCTGCCAGACCGTTCGCGAGGATGGCGGCTACATCGAGGCCGGCGAAAACGATAACCTGATCGTGCAGAAGCTCGAGGCCAATCCGAAAAGTTTGGGTATCTTCGGTTTCAGCTTCTTGGATCAGAACGCCGACAAGATCCAAGGCTCCATCATTGATGGCGAGGAGCCGACCTTTGAGAACATCGCCTCCGGAAAATATGTGGTTTCCCGTCCGCTGTTCATCTATGTCAAGAACGCCCATGTTGGTGTCATCCCCGGCATCAAGGAATATCTGGCCGAGTACACCAGCGACCGCGCCTGGGGCGAGGAAGGCTATCTGGCCGAGAAGGGCCTGATCCCTTCACCTAAAGAAGAGCGCGCCAAATATGCCGATTTCGCCAAGAAGCTGACCCCGGTCACGCTTGACTGA
- the pstA gene encoding phosphate ABC transporter permease PstA — protein sequence MNSSQPMSTMERVNLGLAARYRKEKRFKFFGLSAIVMSLLFLVLLLGSITAKGYTAFLQSEILLDIHLDPEMLDVKNLSTANYAALVRKATLELFPQVEGRSDKRTVSKLVSTGASFQLQRLVMSKPQLIGTTLHLWVPADDEVDMFVKGHIPRDVPESERRINDKEIGWIDQLVSAGRLKKSFNSIFFEAGDSREPELAGIRGATMGSLYTLLVTLLLSFPIGVAAAVYLEEFAPQNRLTDLIEVNINNLAAIPSIVFGLLGLAVFLNFMSLPRSSSMVGGLVLTLMTLPTIIIASRASLKSVPPSIREAALGVGASKMQTISHHILPLAMPGMLTGAIIGMARALGETAPLLMIGMVAFIVDVPQGFSDPATVLPVQIYLWADSPERAFVERTSAAIMILLLMLLAMNATAVVLRNKFERRW from the coding sequence ATGAATTCATCTCAGCCGATGAGTACCATGGAGCGGGTCAATCTCGGCCTGGCCGCCCGCTACCGCAAGGAAAAACGGTTTAAATTTTTCGGCCTTTCCGCCATTGTCATGAGCCTGCTCTTTTTGGTGCTGCTGCTCGGCTCCATCACCGCCAAGGGCTACACCGCTTTCCTGCAGTCCGAAATCCTGCTCGACATCCATCTTGATCCCGAGATGCTGGATGTCAAGAATCTTTCCACCGCCAACTACGCCGCCTTGGTCCGCAAGGCAACCCTGGAACTCTTTCCCCAGGTCGAGGGACGGAGCGACAAGCGGACCGTGAGCAAACTGGTCAGCACCGGTGCCTCCTTTCAACTCCAGCGGTTGGTCATGAGCAAACCCCAACTCATCGGCACTACGCTCCACCTGTGGGTGCCGGCGGACGACGAGGTGGACATGTTCGTCAAAGGGCATATTCCCCGGGATGTCCCGGAGAGCGAACGACGGATCAACGACAAGGAGATCGGCTGGATCGATCAACTGGTCAGTGCCGGGCGCCTGAAAAAATCGTTCAACTCGATCTTCTTTGAGGCGGGTGACTCACGCGAGCCCGAGCTGGCCGGCATTCGCGGCGCAACCATGGGTTCGCTCTACACCCTGCTGGTCACCCTGCTGCTCAGCTTCCCCATCGGTGTCGCCGCTGCCGTCTATCTTGAGGAGTTTGCCCCGCAGAATCGCCTGACCGACCTGATCGAGGTCAATATCAACAACCTGGCGGCCATCCCCTCGATCGTCTTTGGTCTCTTGGGCCTGGCGGTGTTTCTCAACTTCATGAGCCTGCCCCGCTCTTCGTCCATGGTCGGCGGCCTGGTCCTGACCCTGATGACCCTGCCCACGATCATCATTGCCAGTCGCGCCTCGCTCAAGTCGGTTCCGCCCTCGATCCGCGAGGCGGCCCTGGGTGTCGGTGCTTCCAAGATGCAGACCATCAGCCACCACATCCTGCCCCTGGCCATGCCGGGGATGCTCACCGGCGCCATCATCGGTATGGCCAGGGCACTGGGTGAGACCGCTCCCCTCTTGATGATCGGCATGGTGGCCTTCATCGTCGATGTCCCCCAGGGCTTTTCCGATCCGGCCACCGTCCTGCCGGTGCAGATTTACCTCTGGGCCGATTCACCGGAACGTGCCTTTGTCGAACGGACCTCCGCAGCGATCATGATCCTGCTGTTGATGCTCCTGGCCATGAATGCCACTGCGGTCGTTCTCCGCAACAAGTTTGAACGACGCTGGTAA
- the pstC gene encoding phosphate ABC transporter permease subunit PstC: MSPSLLVITVLALSTLAFWQGKRRAFALSRQVSHTRMHSRPGYYGMLTALWCAVPALIIVIIWHIAADPFLTRIVMDGVKEAKGVLTPDQLNLMVNDVRNLIAGNVYGPTVDPVLQAAADRYVGMMRIGNMALAVLALSTALAAAYFAYARIKPTLRARNHVEFAVEILLTLCSTFAIFITIGIVLSVLFESIRFFQQIPIHDFLFGLKWSPQMAIRADQAGSSGSFGAIPVLTGTFLISGIAMAIAVPFGLMSAIYLSEYAGSKFRATVKPLLEILAGVPTVVYGFFAALVVAPMIRDMGLMTGLSVSSESALAAGLVMGIMIIPFVSSLSDDVINAVPQSLRDGSYGLGATKSETIKQVILPAALPGIVGSVLLAVSRAIGETMIVVMAAGLAANLTINPLQAVTTVTVQIVTLLVGDQEFDSPKTLAAFALGLLLFIVTLVLNVIALYVVRKYREEYE; this comes from the coding sequence ATGTCCCCCTCGCTACTCGTTATCACAGTGCTCGCCCTGTCGACCCTGGCCTTCTGGCAGGGGAAACGACGAGCTTTTGCCCTCTCCCGCCAGGTCAGCCACACCAGGATGCACTCGCGTCCCGGTTACTATGGCATGCTGACCGCCCTGTGGTGCGCGGTTCCGGCCCTGATTATCGTCATTATCTGGCATATCGCGGCCGATCCATTTTTGACCCGCATCGTCATGGACGGCGTCAAGGAGGCCAAGGGTGTGCTCACTCCCGACCAGCTCAATCTGATGGTCAACGATGTGCGCAACCTGATTGCCGGCAACGTCTATGGCCCCACTGTCGATCCGGTCCTGCAGGCGGCCGCGGACCGCTATGTGGGCATGATGCGCATCGGCAACATGGCCCTGGCGGTTCTTGCCCTGAGCACGGCACTGGCCGCGGCCTACTTTGCCTACGCGCGGATCAAGCCGACCCTGCGGGCGAGAAACCATGTCGAGTTCGCCGTCGAGATTCTGCTCACCCTCTGCTCCACCTTTGCCATCTTCATCACCATCGGCATCGTCCTCTCCGTCCTTTTCGAGTCGATCCGCTTTTTTCAGCAAATCCCCATTCACGATTTTCTCTTTGGCCTCAAGTGGAGCCCGCAGATGGCCATTCGCGCCGATCAGGCAGGCAGCTCGGGCAGTTTCGGCGCCATTCCCGTTTTGACCGGCACCTTTCTCATCTCAGGCATCGCCATGGCCATTGCCGTGCCCTTTGGCCTGATGTCGGCCATCTACCTCTCCGAGTACGCCGGCTCCAAATTTCGCGCCACGGTCAAGCCGCTCCTGGAAATTCTCGCCGGTGTTCCCACGGTTGTCTACGGCTTCTTCGCCGCTTTGGTGGTTGCCCCTATGATTCGTGACATGGGCCTGATGACAGGGCTTTCCGTCTCCTCGGAAAGCGCGCTCGCCGCCGGTCTGGTCATGGGCATCATGATCATCCCCTTTGTCTCCTCGCTTTCCGACGACGTGATCAATGCCGTGCCCCAATCCCTGCGCGACGGCTCCTACGGCCTTGGCGCCACCAAGAGCGAGACCATCAAGCAGGTCATTCTCCCGGCTGCCCTGCCGGGCATTGTCGGCTCGGTGCTGCTGGCCGTCTCCCGTGCCATCGGTGAAACCATGATCGTGGTCATGGCGGCGGGTCTGGCCGCCAACCTGACCATCAATCCGCTGCAGGCGGTCACCACCGTTACCGTGCAGATTGTCACCCTCCTGGTCGGCGATCAGGAATTCGACAGCCCCAAAACCCTGGCAGCCTTTGCCCTTGGCCTGCTGCTGTTCATCGTCACCCTGGTCCTCAACGTCATCGCCCTCTACGTGGTGCGCAAATACCGTGAAGAGTACGAGTGA